One genomic segment of Scophthalmus maximus strain ysfricsl-2021 chromosome 3, ASM2237912v1, whole genome shotgun sequence includes these proteins:
- the kcnd1 gene encoding potassium voltage-gated channel subfamily D member 1 — protein MAAGVATWLPFARAAAVGWLPLAKKTMPKPPVDKSSKSDEILYVNVSGVRFQTWKNTLDRYPDTLLGSSEKEFFYNEDTQEYFFDRDPEMFRHILNFYRTGKLHYPRNECIQAFDEELAFYGIVPEIIGDCCMEEYRDRKKENQERLAEDTEANEGLDAPLPPHSTSRERLWRAFENPHTSTMALVFYYVTGFFIAVSVIANVVETVPCRPPKGSFKDLPCGEKYQLAFFCMDTACVLIFTFEYLMRLFAAPSRCKFMRSVMSVIDVVAIMPYYIGLVMPENEDVSGAFVTLRVFRVFRIFKFSRHSQGLRILGYTLKSCASELGFLLFSLTMAIIIFATVMFYAEKGTKGSTFTSIPASFWYTIVTMTTLGYGDMVPNTIAGKIFGSICSLSGVLVIALPVPVIVSNFSRIYHQNQRADKMRAQQKVRLARIRMSKKGTANAFLQYKEDRVLGDRDSDSTALCVKNRSAFEHQHNHLLHCLEKTTNHEFTDEMTYSELCMTESVGYRTSRSTSLSSQQGAQNNSTGCCPRRARRRAAMRLANSTVSVSRGSIQELDTLHIKTTSIPPQTRSSLNAQTNTLKLNCGEHDYTAAIISIPTPPANTPDESLPPSPVPIPGILRNTRATAYTHETVKVSSL, from the exons ATGGCGGCCGGCGTGGCGACGTGGCTGCCGTTTGCACGGGCGGCGGCAGTGGGCTGGCTGCCGCTGGCCAAGAAGACAATGCCCAAACCCCCTGTAGACAAATCATCCAAATCAGATGAGATCCTATACGTCAACGTCAGCGGGGTCAGGTTTCAG ACGTGGAAGAACACTCTGGATCGCTATCCGGACACGCTGCTGGGCTCCTCGGAGAAGGAGTTTTTTTACAATGAAGACACGCAGGAGTACTTCTTCGACAGGGACCCCGAAATGTTCCGGCATATTCTGAACTTTTACCGCACCGGGAAGCTCCACTACCCGAGAAATGAGTGCATCCAGGCCTTCGATGAGGAGCTGGCCTTTTACGGCATTGTGCCAGAGATCATCGGAGATTGCTGCATGGAG GAATACCGAGACAGGAAAAAGGAGAACCAGGAGCGTCTGGCAGAGGACACGGAGGCCAATGAAGGCTTGgacgcccccctccctccgcacAGCACATCCAGGGAGCGTCTCTGGCGAGCCTTCGAGAACCCCCACACGTCCACCATGGCGCTGGTCTTCTACTACGTCACCGGCTTCTTCATCGCTGTCTCTGTCATCGCTAACGTGGTGGAGACGGTCCCCTGCCGGCCCCCCAAAGGCAGCTTCAAAGACCTTCCCTGTGGGGAGAAATACCAGCTGGCCTTCTTCTGCATGGACACGGCCTGCGTGCTCATCTTCACCTTCGAGTACCTGATGCGTCTGTTTGCCGCGCCCAGCCGCTGCAAGTTCATGCGCTCTGTGATGTCGGTGATCGACGTGGTGGCCATCATGCCCTACTACATCGGCCTGGTGATGCCCGAGAATGAGGACGTGAGCGGGGCCTTCGTCACCCTCCGGGTTTTCCGCGTCTTCCGGATCTTCAAGTTCTCGCGCCACTCGCAGGGTTTGAGGATTTTGGGCTACACGCTGAAGAGCTGTGCCTCCGAGCTCGGcttcctgctcttctccctcaCCATGGCCATCATCATCTTCGCCACCGTCATGTTCTACGCCGAGAAGGGCACCAAGGGCTCCACCTTTACCTCCATCCCGGCCTCCTTCTGGTACACCattgtcaccatgacaacgcTGGG GTACGGTGACATGGTTCCTAACACCATCGCCGGGAAGATCTTCGGTTCGATCTGCTCTCTCAGTGGCGTGCTGGTGATCGCCCTGCCGGTCCCCGTCATCGTCTCCAACTTCAGCCGCATCTACCACCAGAACCAGAGAGCAGACAAGATGAGAGCACAGCAG AAAGTGCGCTTGGCTCGGATCCGCATGTCAAAGAAAGGAACAGCAAACGCCTTCCTCCAGTACAAAGAAGACAGAGTGCTcggg gaccgGGACAGTGACAGCACGGCTCTGTGCGTGAAGAACAGGTCGGCGTTCGAGCACCAACACAACCATCTGCTGCACTGTCTGGAGAAAACAACG AACCACGAGTTCACGGACGAGATGACCTACAGCGAGTTGTGTATGACCGAGTCTGTGGGCTACAGGACCAGCCGCAGCACCTCCCTGTcgagccagcagggggcgcagAACAACTCCACTGGCTGCTGTCCGCGACGGGCCAGGAGGAGAGCTGCCATGCGACTGGCCAACTCCACGGTGTCCGTCAGCCGAGGGAGCATCCAGGAGCTGGACACCCTGCACATCAAAACCACCTCCATACCACCACAGAC TCGTTCCAGTCTGAACGCCCAGACCAACACCCTGAAGCTGAACTGCGGGGAACACGATTACACTGCTGCTATCATCAGCATCCCCACACCGCCTGCCAACACCCCTGACGAGAGCCTCCCCCCGTCGCCCGTCCCTATCCCCGGCATCCTGCGCAACACCCGCGCTACCGCCTACACCCACGAAACCGTCAAAGTCTCCTCCTTATAA